In the Bacteroidales bacterium genome, TAAGTGATCATCGGCTCGATATCGGCGGCATTAAAGTGCAGTTCCTTATCAAAGACGGCGTCATTGTCACTCTTCAGAAGCCTCCAGCGTTCCACGGCACGGTCAAAATCTGCACCTGCCGGGGTAAATTCACGTCCCTTTAAGTATTCAAAGGTGGTTTCATCCGGGGCAATCAGTCCGCCCCGTGCCCCGCTTTCGATACTCATGTTGCATATGGTCATCCGGCCCTCCATGGAGAGGCTCCTGATGGCCGAACCGGCATATTCAATGAAGTAGCCGGTTCCACCACTGGCAGAGATTTTGGAGATGATATAAAGGACCACATCCTTGGCAGTAACCCCTGTGCTTAGCTTTCCGTCTACGGTGATACGCATCTTCCTGGGTTTTGGCTGAAGGATGCACTGGGTGGCCAGTACCATTTCCACCTCGGAGGTCCCTATTCCGAAGGCCACAGTCCCAAGGGCGCCATGTGTGGAAGTATGGCTGTCCCCGCAAACCATGGTCAGTCCCGGCTGGGTAAGGCCCAGCTCCGGACCTATGACGTGCACAATGCCATGATAGGGATGGTTGAGGCCATAGAGAGTGACTCCGTGTTTCTTACAGTTTTCGGTCAGCTTGTTCACCTGGAAGCGGGAGAGCTCATCCCTGATGGAGAGGTGCTGATCCTGAGTGGGAACATTGTGATCGGGAGTTGCCACTGTTTTCTCTGGACGGAACAGGCGGATCCCCCTTTTTTCAATACCGGAAAAGGCCTGGGGACTTGTAACTTCATGAACCAGGTGCCTGTCAATATAGAGCACCGAGGGCCCTCCTTTGATCTCTTCCACCACATGCTGATCCCAGATTTTATCAAATAATGTTTTTCCTGCCATTTTGTGTCAAAATGTAACGTAAACCGCAAATGTAAGAAACATTTGCTACAAATTGACAAAAAACAGACCGTTTTAATATCAAATTATCACTCTGCGTTTCAATAATGGAATCCCATGGAAAAGACTTTCTATTCAAGTCTGAATTTTATATATTTGAATATGCGCCTTAAACCCAGTTCTTATCTCCTGTACCTGGCTATATTCAGCGTAGGTGTTCTGAATTCAGGGCTCCTGTACGCTCAGATTCAGGTAGAGCATGTCCGGCAGGTAGATACCATTGAAACATCCCTGGACCTCTTTGGTGAGTCGGACCCCATGCATATTACACTGACTTTGGACCTGAAGAAGTATCAGAGAGAAAAGTACAAGGGTGAGTATATGCCGGTGTGTTTCAGCTACCAGATCAATGACAGCCTTCTTCTGGAGAAGGAGATGCGTTTGAAGGCCCGGGGAAGTTTCAGGAGAAACCATTGCAGTCTTGCCCCCTTCTGGCTGGATATCCGGAAGACCAGTTTGAGGAAGGAGGAACTGGAGGATATCGAACGAATCAAAATTGTAACCCACTGCAAGGGTTCAAGGGCTTATGAGGAGTATGTACTGAAGGAGTTTTTGTGTTATAAGATATATAATATTGTTTCTCCGGTCAGTTTCAGGGTCAGGTTGATCCGGATGACCTACGTGGATACCGGAAGAAATAATAAAGTAACGGAGGGATGGGCCTTTATGATTGAACCTGAGGAGATGCTGGCGAAGCGTTTGAATGCAGTGCTGATCAAAAGGGATGATTTAACCACCCATCTGTTGCGGCCCTGGGAGATCGATATCCTGGCCCTGTTCCAGTACATGATCGGAAATGTCGATTATTCTGTTTATGGCCGTCACAATCTGAAGTTCCTGGGTTTGCCTGCATACGGATCTGCCGGATATTCTCCGGTCCCCTATGATTTTGATTACACGGGCCTGGTGGATACTTACTATGCCATACCAACTGAGGAGCTAGGGATCAGCTCGGTCAGGGAACGTTATTACCTGGGTCCCTGCCGGGAAGATAAGGCCTATCTGGCAGCCATCGAGCATATTAACCTGAACAGGGAAGAGATTCTGCAGCTGGTCCGGGATTTTGAATACCTGGAGGATAAATACAAGAAAAAGGTTTTGTCCTACCTGGAGCAGTTTTTTGATCTTTCTGCCTATCCCGGAGCACTGATCAACTCCCTGGAAAGGACCTGCATTTAGGAATGCTTTTTATAGCTCTTCGCGGATATAGAGCAAAAAAGTGCAATCTTCCTGAAAATTCTCCATATTTTTGATGGATTGAAACTAATGATTACGATATGCTGACAGTTCATAAGATAGGTGGCTCATCCATGTCCAGATTCGGAGATGTATTGGAGAATATTGTCAAGAGGCAGGCACCCGGGGGTTTTTATTATAAGCGGATTTTTGTGGTTTCGGCTTACAATCATGTAACCAATTGGTTGCTTGAGCATAAGAAAACAGGTGAACCCGGCGTTTATGATCTTTTTGTAAGGAACCTGGATTACCGGAAGGCCCTGGAAGCGCTGCTGGAAAAACTGCTGGGCATCAATCATGGCTTTGAGGCGATCGGACTGGACCTGGAGGTGGCCGACGCCTTTATCCGGAAGCGGGTGGAGCAGTGCAGGAACTACCTGGTCAGCCTGGAGGAGGTGATGGCCTCCGGATATGTGGATAAGCAGAATATACTCCTGGCTGCCAGGGAGATCCTGGCATCCATCGGAGAGGCCCATTCGGCCTTTAATTCGGTTAATATATTGAAAAATAACGGAATAGAATCTGTCTTTGTGGACCTATGCGGCTTTCATGACGCCGAGTATCTGAGCATTGATGAAAGGATCAGACAGGCTTTTGCTGACATCGACTTTTCCAGGATTGTTCCCGTTGCTACCGGGTATACAAAAGGCACGGAGGGAATTATGCGGGAGTTTGACCGTGGCTATTCGGAAGTTACATTTAGTAAGATTGCCGTTCGGGTTCAGGCCGGTGAGGCGGTGATTCATAAGGAGTACCACCTCTCAAGTGCCGATCCGGCCATTGTCGGAGTGGAGTATTCCAGGCCAGTAGGTGCAACGAACTTCAATGTAGCCGATCAGCTGGCGGATATCGGCATGGAGGCCATACATCCCAAGGCCTCAAAACCCCTGGAACTTGCAGGGATCAATATCCGGATCAAAAATACTTTTGAACCGGATCATCCCGGTACTCTTATTTCCAAGGATTACCGGGGAGAAGAGTCAAGGGTGGAGATTATTTCGGGATCCGATGCGGTGCTGGCCATGGAGATTCACGATCCGTTTATGGTGGGACAGGTGGGCTACGATTTGAACCTGATGAAGGTGATTCAGAGGTACAAGCTCTCCTATATCCTGAAGGCCACCAACGCCAACAGCATTACCATGGTCTTCTGGCAAAAGGATGTCACCTCCGGAATGCTGACCGAATTAAAGGGACTCTATCACAAGGTGACCGTTAAGGAGACGGCGCTGGTCTGTGCATTGGGCACCAACATTACCTATCCGGGCTCCCTGGCCAAGGCAGCTACCGCGCTCTTTAAAGCCGGGGTGAACGTGGAGGCGGTCTCCCAGTCGCTGATGCAGGTGAATATGCAGTTTGTAATTAACCGGAAGGACTACCGCAATGCGGTCAGGGCACTGAACCAGGCACTCTGCAACGAGGGTTTAATTTAAACCTTTTGTT is a window encoding:
- the leuC gene encoding 3-isopropylmalate dehydratase large subunit, translated to MAGKTLFDKIWDQHVVEEIKGGPSVLYIDRHLVHEVTSPQAFSGIEKRGIRLFRPEKTVATPDHNVPTQDQHLSIRDELSRFQVNKLTENCKKHGVTLYGLNHPYHGIVHVIGPELGLTQPGLTMVCGDSHTSTHGALGTVAFGIGTSEVEMVLATQCILQPKPRKMRITVDGKLSTGVTAKDVVLYIISKISASGGTGYFIEYAGSAIRSLSMEGRMTICNMSIESGARGGLIAPDETTFEYLKGREFTPAGADFDRAVERWRLLKSDNDAVFDKELHFNAADIEPMITYGTNPGMGAKIKDRIPALEEIDPAARESFKKSLAYMDFEAGSPIAGRKVDYIFVGSCTNGRMEDLREVAGFVRGKQKAAHVTAWIVPGSKQVEEQAHREGITAILEAAGFKLRQPGCSACLAMNDDKVPEGMLAVATSNRNFEGRQGPGSRTMLASPLTAAAAAVTGKVTDPRTLL
- a CDS encoding aspartate kinase yields the protein MLTVHKIGGSSMSRFGDVLENIVKRQAPGGFYYKRIFVVSAYNHVTNWLLEHKKTGEPGVYDLFVRNLDYRKALEALLEKLLGINHGFEAIGLDLEVADAFIRKRVEQCRNYLVSLEEVMASGYVDKQNILLAAREILASIGEAHSAFNSVNILKNNGIESVFVDLCGFHDAEYLSIDERIRQAFADIDFSRIVPVATGYTKGTEGIMREFDRGYSEVTFSKIAVRVQAGEAVIHKEYHLSSADPAIVGVEYSRPVGATNFNVADQLADIGMEAIHPKASKPLELAGINIRIKNTFEPDHPGTLISKDYRGEESRVEIISGSDAVLAMEIHDPFMVGQVGYDLNLMKVIQRYKLSYILKATNANSITMVFWQKDVTSGMLTELKGLYHKVTVKETALVCALGTNITYPGSLAKAATALFKAGVNVEAVSQSLMQVNMQFVINRKDYRNAVRALNQALCNEGLI